The window GTAAGTATTTATTCAATATTCTAGTTATGCCCTAGGCAGGGATTAAATTTAGAAATCATGAGATTGGCTTCATGTTAGCAATATGGCATTGAAACCTAGCTGATGGTTGAAAACAaaagtgcatttaaaaaaaaaacctgcaaaaaggtcattttttgaagatttcagttttaCACAGCTGCCATAAATGGTGCCCTTCTGCTTTGAAGCATATACATAGACAACATGTAAAGTTTGGAAATGGTGTGAACAGCCACAAAGAGTCCACATCAGAGGCTGCAGTCACTTGCAAATTCTGGTTAGCTGCACAGATGTAGAATCTGGAACAATATCAATGGGTCAACAGGAAATGTTACCACTAGTCAAACTTTCCATATCAGAGATGTACATTTCAATTCAATTATTTACAATTCATGCCACAGACCTGTGAAAATAATGATTTCATTTGTTGAACTTGGATTAGTTCCCCTGTAGGTCCTGACGGTGGCAAATAATTGATAACCAAAGTTCTTGTGACTAAAACATAATACTGTAACAGATAAATAACCACAACCTCAAATCAAAAGAACAGCAGAGGAAAAGTTGACAAAAAAGACAAATGATATGGGAGCTCCACCCAAAGTAATTTACTGTCTTGCTACATCTGACCCCCAACCTCAGACTTGTGGTTTTAACTTAGACATCTAAACCTGTCTGGATCAGAAATGTTCTGCATTAACTTTACAGATGGTGAATGCATAAGAATTGACAGTGTTGGACTGGAGCGAAATGGATTTGGTATTCATACTACATCCAATGGAATAATATACAGAGGGCAATGGAAAAATGATAAGGTAAGCAATATGTTTAAACAATTAATTATTGATGTTTGAAGCAAAATTTAATCATTAAATGATGAATAATCTATCAACATTTGTCGTCATTAAACTGTGAAACTGACAGAAACCTGAATTTCCTGTTATATTGCAGGCCaaaagcaaaagaaattcaccagaaatgttatattaaaatcaatatatttattaataattacaaTAACATagcatcttacttaaatctaccccaactatgcacaaatatatgtgtgtgtgaattaCCCAAACAGTTTAGGcgcaattctggaaagtcattcccaaagttcagtcagaaatcctgtgttgaaactcagatttttaaactgatgctcagaagtaattatgaagttgGTGAGACACTGAGAGATCAGATTGCCGAAAGCTCACGAATCCTTttcgagttgcttccagagaaatgtctttTCACATGAATGGTTGTCAAAACTCCCTTCTTCATTGCATAGCAGAAACTAAGTGTGTGACTttcatgatgcttccaaaacccaggcacagATCAGCTGAAATTACCATCAAAACTGGCATGATCCAAATACCGGAATgatcctgcttcctttacccagatatgagtcggtcaaaatgaccattacaaatgTCACAGTGGTTCAATAATAATGACCCTGAAAAGGAGAATCATCAGAATTGTCCATTTCAGAGTCATTCCACCTCTGTGTTTTATCACTAATGAAacctgtttctttaagtgtcccaaaCACACAACTCATGACCACATGTCTCTCTGTAAGCATTACTGGTCAgtgatagtatcacagctatagaaatggAGGatactgcagagggagtgtcaaCTGAGTCGGtatggatggaagtcagaaataggaagggagcaatcaccatgctgggagtagtctacagGCCTCCAAATAGCCCTCTGGACATCGAAGAGCATATAAGCAGGCAAATTTtagaatggtgtgggaaatacagcaTTGTAATTATGGGTGACTGGCACTGATtgcaagagggagagatgggactgaatttgtcaagtgtgtGCAAAAGGATTTCTAACACAGTATGTGGGCCAGCTGACTAGAGGAGAAGTTCtgaggaatgaacctggtcaggtggcagacctctcggtgggggagcattttggtgagagtgaccacaagtACCTTAGATTCAACATAGCTCTGGAAAAGGATGAAAACTGTCAAACTGAGAAAGTCTTTAACTGGGGAAAGGCTAATCATGAAGGCATGAGACTGAAACCAGTGATGTttaagcacagaagtaatgtggagaagCTTGGGGTCCATTTATGGAAGAAGTTTAGGGACAATTTGTGCAGGGTTTAAGATAGGTTTATCCCACTGCAACatagaaaagatggtaggaaaagggaaccatggctgacaaaacaggtcaggcaactagttaagaggaaaaaggaagtatacattagatataggaagcatgaaacaggaagggcttatgagaagtatatggtagccaggatgaagcttaagaaagaattcaggagagcatgaaggggacatgagaaggtcTTAGCATATAAAATTAAGGAGAACTGCAAGGCATTCTATGCTtatgtaaagaacagaaggaCGACGAGAATGAAGGTTGGGGTGTAAAAGGGAGGCAACATATGCCtgggggcagaggaggttggggaggtcctaaatgaatactttgcatcagtattcataagagaaaaggaccttgatcgcAGTGAGGTAAAAATTGAATGTTTCCTGTGTGGTGGACAAGATTGAGATTAAGGAGGCAGAAAtattggattttcttaaaaacatcaagattgataagtcaccAGAGCTGGACACTATATACCCAAGGCTGCTGtggaaagtgagagaagagatagccagggcagtagctatgatctttgaatcttctttggctgcaggggaggtgccagacgattggagaaaggcaaatgtagtccccttgtttaaaaaaggtaataggcagaatcctgagaattatagactggtgagtcttatgccagtggtgtgcaaactgatggagaggattcttaaggataggatctatgagcatttggagaagtacactttactcaaggatagtcagcatggttttatgaagggaaggttatgcctcatgaacctaattgaggtttttgaggagttaacaaaaattgatgagggtagggcagtagatgtggtctacatagattttagcaaggtatttgacaaggatccccacgagagactcatcagaaagtcatgagtcacagGATCCATggataaaaattggcttgtaggaaaaaAGCAGAATAtagcagtggaaggaaagtattctgcctcgaGGTTGGTGACTATTGGAGTGCCacgaagatctgttctgggaactttgctctttgtgatttttataaatgacctggatgaagaggcagaaggatggatcagtaagtttgcggaggagttgtggatggagttgaaggttacaagtggatatagacaggatgcagaattggacagaaaagtggcagatggatttcaatctggataagtgtgaggtgatggaaggacgagccagaaggctgagtacaaggttaatggtcagttacttaagagtgtgggtgaacagagagactttggggtgcaaatccatgcatccctcaaggttgctgcgcaggtagataggatagttaagaaggcctatgggttgttgggcttcattaatagggggattgaattcaggagtagatgggtcatgttgcaaatctacaaatctctgctaagaccatacttagaatattgtgttcagttctagtcacctcattctaggaaggatgtgagaggtatggagggagagcagtggagattgaccaggattttgcctggattgggaaacaaatcttatgaggcaaggttagcagatctgagatatttctctttggagcttagaaggatgagaggagacttaatcccaggacaggatcagcaaacaccagaggacatgtatgcaaagttaagggagggaagtttaggggagacatcaggggtaaggttttttttttaaacaccgagCTAggatgcttggaatgccttgccaggctgaaacattgggggaatttaagaaactcttaggcacatggatgaaagaaaaatagagggtatgggCAGGTTTAGTTTTACAAACACTTTGCCTATGGGATTGTTgcaattttgaaaacaaaatattgGTTCACTTTCAGGATAGATTTATTTATTGTAATTATTGAACTAGAGCTTTGCAGCACAGACTAGCCATCTGAAATTGGTCACACCATCCCACAATTATGTGACTGGACAGAGAGCATCTACCTCTCTCCAGGAAGTGCATCAaagattcaccagactgattcctaGTATTGCAGAACTGATGTACAAAGACTGGAGagattggaatttaggagaatgaaaggagatttcaAAGAGACATCTAAAATTATGACATGACTAGACAGATTAGATGTAGGAAGaatgttcaaggcattgggaaagtccagaacaaggggttATGGTTGAAGATAAGGGGTAAGCCGTTTATCACTGAGACGAGGAGAAAATCTTCattcagagttgtgaacttgtgaaaCTCTCTACCATAGACatttgttgaggccagttcattggatatattcaaaagggagttggatgtgacCCTATTGGCTAAAGTGATAAAAGggtatagagagaatgcagaataCAGTACTGAAATAgtttgatcagccatgatcatattgaatggtgatgcaggcttgaagggctgactGGCTGACTTGTGTGTATtacactataatcacagcatctgtagactttcctgcTCAATTACTTGTTCTTGTCTTTCTAAATCAAGTTTGAGTGGAGTTGCACTTCTTGTCTGATTTAATTAATCTGACCCCTAGCTCAGTGTATTTGTGTTTTGCCGTGGACTCAGTTAATGGTCTCTGTTCAGCAGTAAAAATTCACTTCCAGTTTTGGTTTGGCTTTTGAGTGTTGAAGTCCTGATATCAATTTCACAAGGATGGGTCAACAGGTACTATGGAAATCCGTCATAATAATCATGACCATATAAAGATAGGGGACCAGTGTTGACccccacctgaaattaatgaAATTGAATGAACAGTTTGGATGGGGAATatatccaaatttataacaaaaatgtcttatgctctccagagcgaaagtgcaaaaccagggttgcagaagTCAAGGGAAAGATGAGAGTCAGACTTGAGTGTAGtgttttcagaaagaagctggtcagattggtgttaGGACAGCAtggcatcaattataaatgcaagatatggactggttcagtataattttttttacaccaatcatatcttaccccacaaaagttacacagatcaaaagctgaaatttcatttccgatgtgggactgagacaggaactttttaaACTTGCCATGTGGTCATGcgtgaaaatgaggccattttggcaagaaatcacagaaaaataaACCAGAATAACAGGTGATCCGGAGCTATATCTATTAAGTAATTTCGTGGAAATAGCAACAAatggaccaaatatcaaatctcatttataaaaatagcactggcagtagcgaaaaaatgtatcgtgatcacttggaagtccaactcccctctacttatagaaTGATGGACTGCGGAAATGGACAGCTGTAAACTATGGAACAAAAATCAAATGCAACTTAAAAAGTAAAtaggacacttttgtaaaggtctggcagccatatcTGAATCACATAGGACCCAGATACATTAATAAAAAGGAACATAAAAGTAACTAtatacaaaaatgtagtttcccccACTGCATTCTATATAAAAATATATGTAATCTCTGATGGTGAatagatctgtatgtatggaaggggggagggagggattgttttgtttttgttgtgtttgtgagaaaaagtttaatatatcgtatatttaaaatgttgctatctatatgtatattttttgcaaaacaaacaaaaataaaatatatataataaaataataatcaagttttgtcaacaatttttttgccagttgctggtGTTCCAGATAATTAGAGGCTTTACTGTATTGATAAATAGTGATGTCTTGGAGAGTTCATCAGTCatacagcagtctcactgcctgtggaagaagctattcctcagcttggtggttgtGGCTTTAATACTCtttcggggtggggtgggggggggaagaaattaatgaaaatttcttaTCAGTAGAGTCATATTGTTAGTATTGCCAATTTACCCCTTTGTACTGATTGTGTTGGCCACTTTCCTACTGGTACATTATATCGGGGTATGTACTTACTGGTATGCTTATTCTTATCTCTGAAGTGAACTCAAAAGAAGCAGGCATTTTTCTTGTCAATCACTGACTTATATCTCCACACAAAAGTTGAAAGACTCTCTGTTGGGTTGATGAACTGATTGTTGTATATATGTATCATGTAAGTGAAATTATATTAAACACCTAATATTTAGTCACAATTCCCCTTGTTACATACAGTAGGGGTTTACAATGCATCAAATTCTTCCTCTCTTTTAGGATTGAgaatgacttgcttccactccagTTATGTGGGTTTTGAGGTGTCTAACAAAACTATTGTGGAAACTCCAGACTCCTCCACAAATAGGGCAGGAGTAGGCTGGTCAAGCACCTGAGAGGATAGATAGTTTGCCATTGGCAAACACTGGGCTAGTGTGTGCTCGAAACAGATACCATTTTGTTGTGGAAGGAGATTACcagagagacagggagaaagaTTCAAGGATGCAACAAGTACTGACTGACAAAAGAGCTGCTTGAAATATGTAAATTGTCTGTGCTACTttggaatcaaaatcagaaaatcTCTTTTGACTTCTGACCACTGTGCTGATTCCTACTGATTCTCTAGAAGTTGTTGAGGCTGTCAAAAGTGTGACTGATAATATTTTGCAGATACAGGTTGTGAAATCCGATTGAGTGGATGGAATTGAAGTACAATTCACCCAGTGGCTCAAAGATTTAAATCTTCTAAGGGTGAGAAATGCAGTGATAATTTCTCATGCTGTGatttcatcattttatttctgcATTTCTTTTCCAAAGATGAATGGGACTGGAAAACTGGTGTATCCCTCAGGTGCAATATATGAAGGAGAGTTTAAAGACAACACATTCCATGGAATAGGGACCTACACGTGgccaaataatttaaaatatattggaAACTTCAATAAAAACAAGTAAGTTATTATAAACATCCATCTGTGATCCAGATTCTGTTTCGTTTGATGGAAAACAAATAGGGTCATGGAGGCGTATGTTGGGTTTTCATGTTTATTTGGATGTACAATTCTCCAAACTCTCTCTATTGGTTGTGCAGCATATTCATTGTTATGGCAGCACACTAATCAACATCAAATAGAAAGGAAATTGACTCTCTGGCCTGATTTAATGATTCAAATTGCAGACAGCTTTTTTTCTATAGAAAGTAATAAGTGAAAGTATAGGAAGAAGGTGATTTATTGTGAAATACTGcatgatttttctcttttgttgTCCTGGTATTCAATCTTAAACCAGGAAATTTCAGGGCAACTCTTGAATATTGACAACATGAAATGAACTTACTCTTTTATGAATAAGTTGAGAAATTAACTGTCAATCAATTATTTCAGTCAAATGCTAACAAAATACAGCTAAAGCAAGTGTCTAAAATGGATAATGATCATGAGTTTATGGTACATTGTACTCTGCACAtattcaaaattcttacttgctgcagcaggAATTTACAAAGAAAAACAATAATGATAGTAAACTAACTGAGATACATAGATAAATTCAtaagataaatatttacagtaactCTAGTGCAAAACAGTGACTTGCCATAGTACGGACAGTCTTTTAGTGCTGTCAGAGTAATCTATGATTAGTGTATCAAGGAAAGGTTCAGAGCCTGATAgcttttggaaagaaactgttcttgaaccaagaggtacTGGGAttctggcttctgtaccttctgcctaaagGTAGTAGTGAGAGAGgtgcgaccaggatgatggggatgATTATatcatattatttatttttcaaatcatgtatttaatattaattaattattAAAAATACATGGATTCTCTTCCCTCCTTGTTTGATTATGCCATAGTAAAAGTGGCCTTTAAACACCAAACTTTGTTAATATTTAGAGGAAGATGTAAAATCCCTAATTcatacttccaagtcaattttacCAAAGGAAACCCTTGGCATTTCatatttccataaaaatgtccttactgctgtatttaaatccttaaaaaaatttgAAGGAATTGGGAAAgggattgattgaaaaagatattggtctaggaaaaaatattcattttaacacaatttactttgCCATCTAAAGTAATAAGTAAATTATTCCACTTCTTTAAATCTGCAATAATTCTATTAAGTACAGAtagataattcaatttgtatacatttttcaaatcattatcaattctaatacctaaatatttaatacctacATCTGGCCACCTGAATTTTTGTAACCATTTTACAATCTCACTTTTGTTTTCCATTTTACTTTATATCCATAAACTTCCTTGTATTCTTTCAATCTAGTCTGTAGTTGGAACAAAGAATTTGTAGGATCAGTTAAATAAACCAAAACATTTTCAGCaagcaaattaattttatattcttcctggatCACCTTAATTCTTTCATCCTTGAATCTTGTCTTATAACTTCAGCgaaaggttcaattgctaaaataaacaaagccaGAGACAAAAGATAACCTTGTCGACTTGATCTAGTTAATGGAAAAGAAGCAGATATTTAGCCATTAATAATGACTTTTGttaaaggatttttatataaagctttaacccaatttataaacatAGAACCAATACCAAGCTTCTCCAATACGTTAAACAAACAATTATATTCTGATCAATCAAAAGGTTTTTCTGCATCCAGAGTTACTGCTACGCTACGATcccttatttttttaattaaatgaattaaacaaattaatcttacaaTGTTATCAGctgaatgtaattttttttacaaatcctGTTTGAGCCATATGAATTATATTAGGTAAACATTTAGATTGTAATGGCCCACATGTGGTGATATGGACTGGCCCGCAAAATGGCCAATGACCACACGGACCTGGTGGTGACACTGGCCATTGTCCCAGGTGCCCTCTGCATGGTGGGAAGTTGGGAATTGGCGGGAatgccagccaatcccaggccagtgCTCCGATGACATGGGGCCCTGACACCAGCATCTGGGGCCCATATAGGCGCGacagccagagcaataaatcagtctcattttccaaggctttggtgtgcgtgttAATCTTCACCATGCTCATGTAGCGCACACGCTTCATTGGTAAACCCGACAGGTCCAACCGTCAGTTGGACTCAAAGATGATGGATCTAGCGGAGTCAGTGACCATCCAGGCTCCCATTTTTGGTGTTGGAGCCATACATGTGGTTCAAGAAGGCCGAGGCTCCATTCCAGTTTTGGCACATCGCCACCGATGACACCCGCTACTTTTACATCGTGAGTGCCCTCAATCAGGACACAACAGCAAGGGTCGTAgatttcctacagcagcctctggagcaaggcaaataagaggccctcaaagagctattaacccctGCCTTTGGGCTCTTCTGGCAATTTTGCCCAATTGCTGCCTATAGACGGATAGGGGGACAGGGACCTGTCAGCTCCAATAAATGAAATGCTTTCTCTACAGAGGGCAACAagtcttgcctgctctttgagcagatctttctggagcaactGCCCGAGCATATCTGCCTCTTGCTCACTgatgaggacttcagtgacccttGGAGGGTAACAGCCCAGGTGGACCTGCTCTGAAGAGCAAAGGAGGTCCCCAGCACCATAGTAGACCACATAAGCAAGCTCCACGAACAGCTTCTGGCAAGATCAAGACCAGCGGAGTGGCGTTAATACCCCGGGACAGCTTGCTTCTATCATTAGtgatggggtgcagaggcccattgATGCCAACCACCCTGTGTGTTTCCAGGAAACACCCTGGCCAACCATTGTTGATGGCTGCAGTGATTTGCCCACATGATAGCCTCTACTTCTGGGACTCCTTGTTGGGCAGGTGTTTCTTGGTTGAGACTGATGCTGAGATAAGCGtcttgtctccccccccccccccaccccaccgccacaGGCCTCGACGCCTGCAATGGCAAACTGGGCCCAGCACTAAGGGCAGCCAATAGCTCCCCCATTCAAACTTTTtggatctgcactattccccttAATTTTGGCAACAGCCGCTTTACTTAGACCTTCACCCTCGTGACGGTGGTGCAACTGCTCCTGGGGGCTGACTTCCTTCGGGCCCACTGTTTGCTTGTCGACCTCAAGGGACGGTGCATGGTGCATGCCAGAACTTTACAGACTCTGACTCAGGGGGAAGCCAAGCTACTTGCCTCCCATCTGGACTCCATAAACACTCGGACGATGAATTTGCTCACATCCTGCAAAGCTCCCCTCGATTGTGATGCCACAGTTCTCTGCGGTCAAGCCAAAGCATGGGGTGGCAAAGGGGGAggttaagaaaatggaggagctggggattgtgcAATCTTCTGACAGtcctgggcctcccccctccaaatGGTGCCCAGATCAGCAGGGGTTTGGAAACCATGCAGTGATTACCACCACCTCAATAACAGATATcctgtgccccacatccaagactgctGCCAACCTACACAggtgttttccaaggtggacctcatccaggGGTACCACTAAGtcccagttcacccccaggatGTCCCCAAAACTGCAATtataaccccctttggcttgtttgaatttctctgcatgcccttcagtctaaagaacgTGGCGCAAACTTTTcagctgatggacgcagtgggctgggtcctcccatttgcattcatctatttggatgatatcctcatcgccagtcgCAGCCGCAGGGACCACGCCGCCCctctgagacaactgtgcacccgTCGTCCAGGCTGACCATCAGCCTCATGACGTGCCAATTAGGTCTGGACACAGATTTCCTGGGACACAGGGTTAACAGGCAAGGGGCCACACCCCTCCCTGAGAAGGTTAAGGTGGTCCGGCACTTCGCTAAGCCATGCACGGTAAAAAGGCTACAGGAATTCACCTGTATGATAAACTTATATCATACACAAATCATGCGCCCCCTCTTTGCGCTGATGGCAGGTAAGTTAAAACACATGGGATAAATGAGTCTTCCAGAGCATTCCAGAACACCAGACGTGCTGGCCAACATCACCCTCCTTGTCCATCCCAGATCGGTGGCACCTACTGCCCTGACAGTCGTTGCCTGCAGCACAACAGAAGGGGGTGTGCAGATACAATTAATTGAGGGCtagtggcaacccctggcctttttcaccAGGCACCTCTAcgccccccccaacccagcttaAATACAGCAGTTTCAACCGAGAGCTGTTGGCACTGTACCTGGTGGTGAGACATTTCtgttaccttttggaaggctgccaattcaaggtcttcactgatcacaagctGCTGACCTTCACCTTCCATAAGGTACCGGACCCGTGGTCGGCCTGTCAACAGAGACAATTgtcctatatgtctaaatttaccacAGACATTCAGCACATTGCGGGGAAAAGCAATGTGGTAGCTAACGCTCTGTCACGCCCTGTGATCGAGTCGATGCATGCCCCTTCCCAAGGGATTGACTACGTGGCCCTCACTAAAGAACACCAGCAGGAACTTGATATCACCATGTATAGGACAGCCGTCTCCAGCCTCAGGGTGGAGGACATCCCTGTCAGCTCAGGTAACCTGACGCTGCTGTGCGATGTCTAGTCAGGCATCCCCACCCCATCGTTCCGGCTGCATGGAGGCACCAGgttttcagtgccatccacaacctggcacacccagtcaaaatggtggctagcaggtttgtttggcatggcctccgtcagccagtgggccaaaaaCCTGCATGAActgtcagtcctccaaagtgcaggttcacTTGAAATCGCCAACACAGATATTTGAGCCAGCACAGTGCAGGTTCAGCCATGTACACATCAACATAGTGGGGCCATTACCAGTTTCCCATGGGGAAAGATACCTCTTTGCTTGACTGCTCCACGAGGTGGCCAGAGGCAGTCCCAGTGGCTGATACCACCAAAGAAACCTGCACCAGGGCACTCATTGACACATGGGTGTCCAGATTCGGGGTCCCAGACAGCTAACATCAGACAAGGAGGCACAATTCACCTCTCGGCAGCGCTGGCTAACTTCctggggacacagctccaccacaccacagcgtttcaccctcaggccaatgggttggtgcaGTGCTTCCACAAGCACCTCAAAGCAGCTTTGATGGCCCatctcaagggtcccaactggatgcacgaactgccttgggtcctgttgGGAATTCGTACCACGCcaaaggaggacttcaatgcctcggTGGGAGAGATGGTCTACGCCATGCCTTTGATCATCCCCAGGAGCTCCTGGGCCCTAATAAATACAAGAAAGATCTTGCTGCAGCCCTCAAGAGCTTGCGGCAAAAGCTGGGGTCCCTGGTCCCGCAGCAACCCCCACCACATGGCCAGCCCAAACATAACGTCCCCAGGAACTTAGGCTTGTTAGTTTGTATTCATGAGAAGCGGCAGAGATTGTCCACTCTTACAATGGCCCctacagggtcatcagggacaaCGGTTCCACCTTTGTCCTTGACAATGGCAATAAGGAAGAGACTTTTACTGTCGACTGTCTGAAactggcatatctggactgtaatgaACTGATCTCCACTCCTCCCCGCGACACAGGGGCAGACAGCCCAAGGCTAAGGACAATGGCCCACTTGCCGATtctttggagtgggggggtggtcaTGTAGCGGCCTGCATGTGGAGACACAGACTGGCCAGCAAAATGGCCAGTGACCACATGGATCTGGGGGTGACCACGTTCTCCCAAGAAGAGTACAACATCGATGATGTGCTTTAAAAGATTGTACTATTTCACAACTTCAGTTTTGATAGAAGCTTCTAAGATTGTGTCAACTCCTGTCCCAACAGCAGGTGCCTTTCTAGTTCTCACCAAGCTAAGTAACATTCTCTGTGACCATTGCCTTTTTTATGTTTTGGAATCCTGTAGGAAAATTTTTGCTACTTCCCATTAGAATCCCAGCCTTCAGCAGATACCAGTGCTGGCTTAGACACAGAAGGGCTAGTTGTGACTCTTTTGCCAAAATAATCAACATGGAAAGCAATATAAAGCTTGTTTCTGTTGACGCCAGACAAGCCAGTCTCTTGCATGTAGTTTGCCATTGATGCTTTGAAATTTCAGTATACTTTCTGGGAAAACATGATTGCAGGTGTCTTTTGGGAATGTTTTAGGCAGAAGGTTGTGACCATTCGGAACATAATTTTCTATTTCCTTTTGAGATGGAAACTCTGTTGTGATGCATCTAACGTCAAGGCTACATTAGGATTACTCCTCTCATCTTCCAAATTCACTTTCACATGTGCCTGTATGTATGtttctttctattttcattttctgcatctgcCCCTTCATCAAAATCCTGTGCATGATTATCCCAATCATCTGCTCCTTATTTGGGGATGAGGTTTCCAACAGTTTCTTCTTGCTCCAATTCTATAGGTGAGTTGAAAGAACTTTCTTTTAAGCTTCCCCCTTTTGGACCCCGCACCCAGGAACGATGTACCCCCTGCACTCCCCTCTCATAGGTGCAGTTGACAAATATATGAATG of the Narcine bancroftii isolate sNarBan1 chromosome 4, sNarBan1.hap1, whole genome shotgun sequence genome contains:
- the morn2 gene encoding MORN repeat-containing protein 2, producing MPVKPKKEAQSKEKAVSEVLNVNVIFPNEDRYDGECIRIDSVGLERNGFGIHTTSNGIIYRGQWKNDKMNGTGKLVYPSGAIYEGEFKDNTFHGIGTYTWPNNLKYIGNFNKNKLEGEGKFIDAEGYEWIGTFHYKAAPGLKLKLDM